Proteins found in one Bacteroidota bacterium genomic segment:
- the nrfD gene encoding polysulfide reductase NrfD, giving the protein MKNTKNIVWMSILIIGLIVGLIGMINQISTGHVVTGISQQVPWGVYIAAFTFFMGISIGVTFIGFLIHSFNVESLKPFEFKAVIVSLSALVGALLFLLMDVGNPIKMLGVPLLLRNTTSVFFYSSLSYYAFGILLLMQLMALIKIQKGTANEKIIKRLKWLSIISLPFALGIVLVPDGALFSFVKAREFWNRPLLLPHFANAALASGVAVIVAITAINHYIKNERIVKESTLKFFRFALLFLVAGVLFLDVFDILVLKYSEKLAGIEAWNLLTGKHLFFFVLNLGGLFIALLVLINKIGAKLSGLFISSILVIFAISAYRYNLIIVGQEVPLMNGLSAGEYSVTITEVAVASGITSCCLIVYQLLSMKFNKKSIV; this is encoded by the coding sequence ATGAAGAATACAAAAAATATAGTATGGATGAGCATTCTTATTATAGGCTTAATAGTAGGCTTAATAGGTATGATAAATCAAATTTCAACCGGACATGTTGTTACAGGTATCTCCCAACAAGTTCCATGGGGCGTTTATATTGCTGCCTTTACTTTTTTTATGGGCATAAGCATAGGTGTCACTTTTATTGGGTTTCTCATTCACAGCTTCAATGTTGAAAGTTTAAAGCCCTTTGAATTTAAAGCAGTTATTGTGTCACTTTCGGCTTTAGTAGGAGCCTTGCTGTTCTTATTGATGGATGTTGGTAATCCTATAAAAATGCTTGGCGTACCATTGCTTTTAAGAAATACGACTTCCGTTTTCTTTTACTCATCATTAAGTTATTATGCATTTGGTATTCTCTTACTTATGCAACTTATGGCATTGATTAAAATTCAAAAGGGAACGGCAAACGAAAAAATCATCAAGCGCTTAAAGTGGTTATCTATTATTTCATTACCTTTTGCTTTAGGCATTGTTCTTGTACCCGATGGTGCCTTATTTAGCTTTGTGAAAGCAAGAGAGTTTTGGAATCGTCCTTTATTACTTCCTCATTTTGCTAATGCGGCACTGGCTTCTGGTGTTGCTGTTATAGTAGCCATTACTGCAATTAATCATTACATTAAAAATGAGCGTATTGTAAAAGAATCTACACTGAAATTTTTTAGGTTTGCATTACTCTTCTTAGTGGCCGGTGTCTTATTCCTTGACGTATTTGACATTTTGGTATTAAAGTATAGTGAAAAACTTGCCGGTATTGAAGCTTGGAATCTATTAACAGGAAAACATCTATTCTTTTTTGTGCTTAATCTTGGAGGTTTATTCATAGCTCTACTTGTTCTTATAAATAAAATTGGAGCTAAATTATCAGGCTTATTTATATCTTCAATTTTAGTCATTTTTGCTATTTCCGCTTATAGATACAATTTAATAATTGTTGGTCAGGAAGTGCCATTAATGAATGGACTTTCGGCTGGTGAATACTCAGTAACAATAACAGAGGTGGCTGTTGCATCAGGCATCACATCATGTTGCTTAATAGTATACCAATTATTAAGTATGAAATTTAATAAAAAATCTATTGTTTAA
- a CDS encoding 4Fe-4S dicluster domain-containing protein yields the protein MVIDLQKCTGCGACTIVCKNENNVSDGIYWANKISKTVGKFPNVRYDYIPTLCNHCEKAPCVKSCPTKAMHKDEDSITMHDHTKCVGCRYCMVSCPYGVISFNDKEPHGRWKKDDSLMKGITSSPKELSEKVNGNVIPYYNPERAETYAGIRPKNVVEKCTLCDHRVKQDKNPMCVDRCPAKARIYGDLNDPNDKIHKLLAKYVPTRLREELGTKPKVFYIRNYNPTSYPRT from the coding sequence ATGGTCATTGATTTGCAAAAATGTACCGGTTGTGGTGCATGCACCATTGTATGTAAAAATGAAAATAATGTTTCTGATGGGATTTACTGGGCTAATAAAATTAGTAAAACAGTAGGTAAATTTCCTAATGTGCGGTATGACTATATACCAACATTATGTAATCATTGCGAAAAGGCTCCTTGCGTAAAAAGCTGTCCAACAAAAGCCATGCATAAAGATGAGGATAGTATAACCATGCACGATCATACAAAATGTGTTGGTTGTCGTTACTGTATGGTTTCATGCCCTTATGGCGTAATTTCCTTTAATGACAAAGAACCTCATGGTAGATGGAAAAAAGATGATAGCTTGATGAAAGGTATTACATCTTCACCAAAAGAATTGTCAGAAAAAGTGAATGGGAATGTAATTCCTTATTATAATCCTGAAAGAGCCGAAACCTATGCCGGCATAAGGCCCAAAAATGTAGTTGAGAAATGTACTTTATGTGATCATAGAGTGAAACAGGATAAAAATCCAATGTGTGTGGATAGGTGCCCTGCAAAGGCTAGAATTTATGGTGATTTAAATGATCCAAATGATAAAATTCATAAACTCTTAGCCAAATACGTGCCAACGAGACTAAGAGAAGAACTTGGTACAAAACCAAAAGTATTCTATATAAGAAACTATAATCCAACATCATATCCTAGAACTTAA